One window from the genome of Archaeoglobus neptunius encodes:
- a CDS encoding deoxyuridine 5'-triphosphate nucleotidohydrolase — translation MAVLSKDEIRRRIVEEGLIRDYVDLETQLQPNGFDCTLKAVAKLRGCGRVDFDNSRRELPDLEEIKFGDWVYLPKGVYRAYLNEVVKIGRDLMAIARPRSTLVRCGANVLTAVWDAGYEGRSEVGIVVYNEAGIWLSRNARIVQLVFIRLTSETEEYRGIYKGENI, via the coding sequence ATGGCCGTTCTATCGAAGGATGAGATCAGGAGAAGGATCGTGGAAGAAGGGCTGATCAGGGATTATGTGGATCTTGAAACGCAGTTGCAGCCCAACGGCTTTGACTGTACATTGAAGGCTGTGGCAAAGCTGAGGGGTTGTGGCAGGGTTGATTTCGATAACAGCAGAAGGGAACTTCCAGACTTAGAGGAGATAAAGTTCGGAGATTGGGTTTATCTTCCAAAAGGGGTTTACAGAGCGTATCTTAACGAGGTGGTGAAGATCGGAAGGGATTTGATGGCCATAGCACGGCCGAGATCAACCTTGGTGAGATGCGGGGCAAACGTTCTGACAGCCGTCTGGGATGCCGGATATGAGGGCAGGAGTGAGGTGGGAATTGTGGTTTACAACGAAGCAGGAATATGGCTTTCGAGAAACGCCAGAATCGTTCAGCTCGTGTTTATTAGGCTTACATCCGAAACTGAGGAGTACCGGGGAATTTATAAGGGAGAAAACATTTGA
- a CDS encoding Brix domain-containing protein, with translation MYLITTSRRPGRKTRRFAKVIARFFNWRYINRGKLSLKDLKSISEDFWIISEVKGNPAIMILFRKGDEVLRMGFTVSNIKKVKMDDSAVVFRGKSQIDPLIFGAVPQTRVGKKLARKVNFTKKVVVRGNLWQFFYGNELLMTMKILYFKIQNSH, from the coding sequence ATGTACCTTATAACCACCTCAAGAAGGCCCGGGAGAAAAACAAGAAGATTTGCAAAGGTCATTGCAAGATTTTTCAACTGGAGGTACATCAACAGGGGTAAGCTCAGCCTGAAAGACCTGAAATCGATCTCAGAGGATTTCTGGATTATTTCAGAAGTTAAGGGAAATCCAGCAATAATGATCCTATTCAGAAAAGGTGATGAGGTACTGAGAATGGGCTTTACGGTTAGCAATATCAAAAAGGTCAAAATGGACGACAGTGCTGTAGTATTCAGGGGAAAATCCCAGATAGACCCTCTTATTTTCGGTGCCGTCCCTCAGACCAGGGTTGGAAAGAAACTTGCCAGAAAGGTCAATTTCACAAAAAAAGTTGTGGTCAGAGGCAATTTATGGCAGTTTTTTTATGGTAACGAGTTGCTTATGACGATGAAAATTCTTTATTTCAAAATCCAAAACTCTCACTGA
- a CDS encoding SWIM zinc finger family protein codes for MYLPSEVVRAAKSSNEYELYKALLLNFGRRGEKAFEYVREGRVKKYRDFFVVVGKEEYIVEENSCTCPDFLVNLKGLKPCSHIIAVEVAKIIKSYDEIDTFYVDFVDDILKRKKY; via the coding sequence ATGTATCTACCGAGTGAGGTCGTAAGGGCCGCAAAGAGCAGTAATGAATATGAGCTTTACAAGGCCCTGCTTCTCAATTTTGGCAGGAGAGGCGAGAAGGCTTTTGAGTACGTGAGGGAGGGGAGGGTTAAGAAGTACAGGGACTTTTTTGTGGTGGTTGGTAAGGAAGAGTACATTGTTGAGGAAAACTCCTGCACATGCCCTGATTTTCTGGTTAATCTTAAAGGGTTAAAGCCGTGCTCCCACATAATTGCCGTTGAAGTTGCCAAAATTATAAAGAGTTACGATGAAATTGACACGTTTTATGTTGATTTTGTGGATGATATTCTGAAGAGAAAGAAATATTAG
- a CDS encoding DUF429 domain-containing protein: MYCGIDVGLKRCHAAVISDRLEFSGLFEELRLDNIMAAGIDAPLSFPSRGSFRECEKLLLKMGIRLFPSGAPFFRKIAIRGMEIAEELRNIGIRVYEVYPYATRVILNIAPRAKKRKKEGLMEILGSLSRWVEIDAVSHDEADAIIAALTVKMYEEGKGVMLKGSDGEIIVPMDPTQLRLSSDGKINNRREYGNV; this comes from the coding sequence GTGTACTGCGGGATCGATGTTGGACTTAAGAGATGTCATGCTGCTGTTATTTCTGACAGATTAGAATTTTCCGGCCTTTTTGAGGAACTCAGGTTAGACAATATCATGGCCGCGGGGATAGATGCTCCACTGAGTTTTCCAAGCAGAGGGTCCTTCAGAGAGTGCGAAAAACTGCTGCTAAAGATGGGAATCCGGCTCTTTCCCTCCGGTGCTCCATTTTTCAGGAAAATCGCCATTAGAGGGATGGAAATTGCCGAAGAACTTAGAAATATTGGGATCAGAGTTTATGAAGTATACCCCTATGCAACAAGAGTGATTCTGAACATAGCTCCCAGAGCCAAGAAACGGAAAAAGGAAGGGCTAATGGAAATTCTTGGCTCTCTTTCGAGATGGGTTGAGATTGATGCCGTCTCACACGATGAAGCTGATGCGATTATCGCCGCATTAACGGTCAAAATGTACGAGGAAGGCAAGGGTGTGATGCTGAAGGGATCGGATGGAGAAATTATCGTTCCGATGGATCCAACACAGTTAAGACTGAGTTCAGATGGTAAAATTAATAATCGCCGTGAGTATGGGAATGTATGA
- a CDS encoding CoB--CoM heterodisulfide reductase iron-sulfur subunit A family protein has translation MAGEILVIGGGIAGLTAAIEAAETGYDVILVEKNPYLGGRVSQLNKYFPKLCPPFCGLEILFKRMKSTPKLKYFTSAEVLEISGEEGNFFVKVRLKPRYVNDNCTACGACRDVCPVEVPDDYNFGLKTKKAIDIPTIMAMPFKYYIDDRYCDKCGECVSACKYNAIDLNEEEKIIDLNVSSIVVATGWKPYDATKLDNLGYGKFKNVITNMEMERLASLNGPTGGKIQTMDGRPIETIAFVQCAGSRDENHLPYCSAICCLASLKQATYVREQYPDAKIYIFYIDIRAFGRYEDFFTKVKADENIELIKGKVAKVEEADGRLVVTAEDTLTGVKTKREVDMVVLATGMQPAIDPIPGIDLDEYGFVKPKPGIFPAGVAAMPMEVASANESATAAALKAIQLARR, from the coding sequence ATGGCTGGCGAGATACTTGTTATAGGAGGCGGAATTGCTGGTTTAACTGCTGCTATTGAAGCTGCTGAAACCGGCTATGATGTAATTCTTGTGGAAAAGAACCCGTATCTTGGAGGCAGAGTTTCTCAGCTAAACAAGTACTTTCCAAAGCTCTGTCCACCTTTCTGCGGGCTGGAAATTCTGTTCAAAAGGATGAAGAGCACACCGAAACTGAAGTACTTCACCAGTGCAGAGGTACTGGAAATATCTGGCGAGGAGGGGAACTTCTTTGTAAAGGTCAGGCTGAAACCGAGATACGTGAACGATAACTGCACGGCATGTGGTGCATGCAGGGATGTGTGTCCTGTTGAGGTGCCTGACGACTACAACTTTGGCCTGAAAACGAAAAAAGCCATCGATATTCCGACGATTATGGCAATGCCCTTTAAGTATTACATTGATGACAGGTACTGCGACAAGTGTGGGGAGTGCGTTTCTGCCTGCAAATACAATGCCATTGATCTCAATGAAGAGGAGAAGATCATAGATCTTAATGTTTCGTCAATCGTAGTAGCCACCGGCTGGAAGCCCTACGATGCAACCAAACTCGACAATCTGGGTTATGGAAAATTCAAAAACGTCATCACCAACATGGAAATGGAAAGACTCGCATCACTCAACGGTCCAACAGGTGGAAAAATACAGACTATGGATGGCAGGCCCATTGAAACAATAGCCTTTGTTCAGTGTGCCGGAAGCAGGGATGAAAACCACCTGCCATACTGCTCAGCAATTTGCTGTCTCGCAAGTTTGAAGCAGGCAACGTACGTCAGAGAGCAGTATCCCGATGCAAAGATATACATCTTCTACATAGACATCAGGGCCTTTGGCAGGTATGAGGACTTCTTTACCAAAGTCAAGGCCGACGAGAACATTGAGTTGATCAAGGGGAAGGTGGCGAAGGTTGAGGAGGCAGATGGCAGGCTTGTGGTTACAGCAGAAGATACCCTTACCGGAGTAAAGACCAAGAGAGAAGTGGACATGGTTGTACTTGCCACCGGAATGCAGCCTGCGATAGATCCAATTCCCGGAATAGATCTTGACGAATATGGATTTGTTAAACCAAAACCGGGGATATTCCCTGCAGGGGTAGCGGCGATGCCCATGGAGGTTGCCTCAGCAAATGAAAGCGCAACGGCAGCGGCTCTGAAGGCAATACAGCTCGCTAGGAGGTGA
- a CDS encoding damage-control phosphatase → MKISPLCPSCLLSRVYFEARLVTDDDELISKCVDNSLKILSKNFSKRPVNAHLATRIHREVYEILGVEDPYAQVKNRANRVAKEVLHVAEKTVRESDNPFKTAVIISIIGNNFDYGVSGHRVVEMNFHEFLTKKLEEGLAVDDVEKLEDFCSGKVVYLTDNAGEIFFDTLLMKEIKKRSSRLTVVVRGRPIISDATIEDAKLAGVDKIADEILTNGKGAIGIIREELPKRTLDRLEEADIIVAKGMANYECLSNSEFRPIAFLLTAKCHPVAKDIGVKVGEMVAKVVK, encoded by the coding sequence ATGAAAATTTCCCCACTCTGCCCATCATGCCTGCTCAGCAGAGTATATTTCGAAGCCAGGCTTGTGACTGACGATGACGAATTGATTTCAAAATGTGTTGACAACTCCCTGAAAATCCTTTCGAAAAATTTTTCGAAACGTCCCGTGAACGCTCACCTTGCAACCAGAATACACAGAGAGGTGTACGAAATACTCGGTGTTGAAGACCCATACGCTCAGGTAAAAAACAGAGCCAACAGGGTTGCAAAGGAAGTTCTCCATGTTGCGGAGAAAACTGTAAGAGAGTCAGATAACCCTTTTAAAACTGCCGTCATCATATCGATAATTGGAAACAACTTTGACTACGGGGTTAGCGGGCACAGGGTTGTTGAGATGAACTTCCATGAGTTTCTGACAAAAAAGCTTGAAGAGGGTCTTGCGGTGGACGATGTTGAAAAACTGGAGGATTTCTGCAGCGGTAAAGTTGTCTATCTCACCGACAACGCAGGAGAAATATTTTTCGACACCCTTCTTATGAAAGAAATCAAAAAAAGATCATCAAGACTCACCGTCGTTGTGAGAGGAAGGCCGATAATCAGTGATGCCACAATAGAGGATGCGAAACTTGCTGGGGTCGATAAAATTGCCGACGAAATTCTGACGAATGGAAAGGGTGCCATCGGGATAATCAGGGAAGAACTACCCAAAAGAACGTTAGATCGTCTGGAAGAGGCAGATATAATAGTCGCAAAAGGGATGGCAAATTACGAATGTCTCTCAAATTCGGAATTCAGACCGATAGCATTCCTTCTGACTGCCAAATGCCATCCGGTCGCCAAGGACATTGGAGTTAAGGTTGGGGAGATGGTGGCGAAGGTGGTGAAATGA
- a CDS encoding DUF22 domain-containing protein translates to MRAKISYWVNGIGSRIDELETELKPVGYRMAPVTQLKALIADEDVTVERGEPTIVKIKLIETPENTIVGPLHIMRHALGSVVDVIECGIPGRVEDEKCINNVFFLPVESGEIKRGDLIGVLKIFFVRTGLLSRLIHLKPPKPEITGERIRTFLTWRDDSNIYREEIEAEFTDYTRTHVGMWKPIIAKDKIAVRRGEVVRIPVEEIELPPNTVVTPLGILFNAYGSLIDIVELGKPSRVENRKTISQAVFLPTSDGVVEEGDIIGIINVYFVGSDALEIPEEEKSEAQIVYRVGKGIVRITTTTEPLVFRRKDTAYWEAVIAKEDRKLKKGIAEFISIEPIRLPGYTITYPLNTMWHACGSIVDVVVNGLKRVEEERVVDKVVFLPLIDGEVREGQLLGILNVFRIGMAEMPFLPDFFLKPEWI, encoded by the coding sequence TTGAGGGCAAAAATATCGTACTGGGTTAACGGAATCGGGAGCAGGATTGACGAGCTGGAAACCGAACTCAAACCAGTGGGATACAGAATGGCTCCAGTAACACAGCTTAAGGCCCTCATTGCAGACGAAGATGTGACAGTAGAAAGGGGGGAGCCTACAATTGTGAAGATAAAACTCATTGAAACGCCAGAAAACACAATAGTGGGACCGCTGCACATCATGAGGCACGCGCTTGGTTCAGTTGTTGATGTTATTGAGTGCGGGATTCCTGGCAGAGTTGAGGATGAAAAATGCATAAATAACGTATTCTTTCTTCCGGTTGAAAGTGGAGAAATTAAAAGGGGCGATTTAATTGGCGTGTTAAAGATATTCTTCGTCAGAACGGGATTGCTCTCCAGATTGATACATTTAAAACCTCCAAAACCGGAAATTACAGGCGAGAGGATAAGAACTTTTCTCACATGGAGGGATGACAGCAACATATACAGAGAGGAAATAGAGGCCGAATTTACAGATTATACCAGAACTCACGTCGGGATGTGGAAACCTATAATTGCAAAAGATAAAATAGCTGTCAGAAGGGGGGAAGTGGTAAGAATTCCTGTTGAAGAAATTGAACTGCCACCAAATACCGTTGTTACACCTCTCGGAATTCTTTTCAATGCATATGGATCTCTGATAGACATTGTGGAGCTTGGAAAACCTTCAAGGGTGGAAAACAGAAAAACGATTAGCCAGGCGGTATTTCTACCAACCAGCGATGGTGTTGTTGAGGAGGGAGATATTATCGGTATCATTAATGTATATTTTGTTGGTTCAGATGCTCTTGAAATACCTGAAGAGGAAAAGAGTGAGGCCCAGATTGTCTACAGAGTCGGAAAGGGTATTGTCAGAATTACCACCACCACAGAACCTCTGGTATTCAGGAGAAAAGATACCGCATACTGGGAAGCGGTAATAGCAAAGGAGGACAGAAAGCTGAAAAAAGGGATTGCGGAGTTCATTTCAATCGAACCCATCAGACTGCCAGGGTATACAATAACATACCCGCTCAATACGATGTGGCACGCATGCGGAAGTATAGTGGACGTGGTCGTGAATGGTCTGAAAAGAGTCGAAGAGGAAAGGGTGGTTGATAAAGTCGTCTTTCTTCCATTAATAGACGGAGAAGTTAGAGAAGGCCAGCTCCTTGGAATACTGAACGTATTTAGAATCGGTATGGCAGAAATGCCTTTTCTTCCGGATTTCTTCCTGAAACCCGAATGGATTTAG
- a CDS encoding FAD-dependent oxidoreductase produces the protein MEKVGVYICTGCDIDKLDIDRLKNVAKEEFGIEAKVHPHLCSKEGVELIETDLSELDAVVIAACSPRVKTGVFAFDGKYVERANLREGVVWSHEIDEHAQELAEDYIRIAITKAQKAEKPEPYIEEVSKDILVVGGGVTGLTAALEIAKAGYKAYLVEKEPELGGWVARYYKTLPTTPPFLQTEEPVVFRLIDEVKSNENIEVYTSATIESISGQPGMFDVILDQDGNKVEFRAGGIVVATGWKPYDATNLEELGYGKYADVVTNLEFEEMAKNGKILRKSDGREAKNVVFIQCAGQRDENHLPYCSSVCCLVSLKQAKYVRELSDGNAFIIYKDMRTPGLWEDFYKEMQQDDGIFLTKGEIKDIREEGGKIVVEVTNTLLGEDVAIKADLVVLATGMVSTLRGLYTVKEEFPDEKTVPYKHIAEPHSIKSEEDVEVLKQVGHILNLQYRQGPELPTLKYGFPDSNYICFPYESRRLGIYAAGAVRAPMEIASCIDDAKGAALKAIQAVELVAEGKTTFPRTGDIDFPNFFLQRCTQCKRCTEECPFGALDEDEKGTPMPNPLRCRRCGICFGACPERIISFKTYSIDQMASAVKSIYVPDPNWDEGAEDKFRFVVFACENDALPALDMAALNGVKYSPLARVIPVRCLGSVNTVFIADALSKGIDGILLIGCKYGEDYQCHFIRGSELANRRMENVSETLERLMLEKERVQVVEISINEWDKVPEIIDNFVKQIMEIGANPYKGF, from the coding sequence ATGGAGAAAGTGGGTGTGTATATCTGCACGGGTTGTGATATTGATAAACTCGATATCGATAGACTGAAGAATGTTGCAAAAGAGGAATTTGGCATTGAGGCAAAGGTTCATCCTCATCTGTGCTCAAAAGAAGGAGTTGAATTGATTGAGACTGATCTCTCAGAGCTGGATGCGGTTGTTATAGCTGCATGTTCACCACGTGTAAAAACCGGGGTCTTTGCATTTGATGGCAAATATGTGGAGAGGGCAAATCTGAGAGAGGGAGTGGTATGGAGCCATGAAATTGATGAGCATGCACAGGAACTTGCTGAAGATTATATCAGAATTGCGATAACCAAAGCACAGAAAGCGGAGAAACCGGAACCGTACATAGAGGAAGTTTCCAAGGATATACTTGTTGTTGGAGGGGGGGTTACCGGATTAACCGCCGCTCTCGAAATTGCAAAGGCAGGATACAAAGCATATCTGGTTGAGAAGGAGCCAGAACTTGGTGGATGGGTTGCCAGATACTACAAAACCCTCCCCACAACTCCACCGTTCCTTCAAACAGAAGAGCCGGTTGTTTTCAGACTAATTGATGAGGTCAAAAGCAACGAGAACATCGAGGTTTACACCTCGGCCACGATCGAATCAATCAGCGGTCAGCCGGGAATGTTTGATGTTATCCTTGATCAGGATGGTAACAAGGTAGAGTTCAGAGCGGGTGGTATTGTTGTTGCCACCGGCTGGAAACCCTACGATGCAACAAATCTTGAAGAGCTCGGTTACGGTAAGTACGCCGATGTGGTGACGAATCTGGAATTTGAGGAAATGGCAAAAAATGGTAAGATCCTGAGAAAGTCTGATGGAAGAGAAGCAAAGAATGTGGTGTTCATTCAGTGTGCCGGACAGAGGGACGAAAACCACCTGCCATACTGCTCTTCGGTATGCTGTCTTGTGAGCTTGAAACAGGCAAAATACGTCAGAGAACTTTCAGATGGAAATGCGTTCATAATTTACAAGGATATGAGAACTCCGGGGCTTTGGGAAGACTTCTACAAGGAAATGCAGCAGGATGATGGCATATTTCTGACCAAGGGTGAAATTAAGGATATCAGGGAGGAAGGAGGAAAGATCGTTGTCGAGGTTACGAACACCCTGCTTGGAGAGGATGTGGCTATAAAAGCGGATCTGGTCGTTCTCGCAACTGGGATGGTATCAACTCTCAGGGGGCTGTACACGGTAAAGGAGGAGTTCCCGGATGAAAAGACTGTGCCCTACAAGCACATTGCCGAACCACATTCGATAAAGAGCGAAGAGGATGTCGAGGTTCTGAAACAGGTCGGCCATATACTGAACCTGCAGTACAGGCAGGGCCCGGAACTTCCGACGCTCAAGTACGGATTTCCGGACTCAAATTACATCTGCTTCCCGTATGAGAGCAGAAGACTTGGAATTTACGCTGCTGGAGCCGTAAGAGCGCCAATGGAAATAGCATCGTGCATTGATGATGCCAAAGGTGCGGCTTTGAAGGCCATTCAGGCCGTAGAGCTGGTTGCAGAGGGTAAGACGACGTTTCCAAGAACAGGTGATATAGACTTTCCAAACTTCTTCCTGCAGCGCTGTACGCAGTGTAAGAGGTGTACCGAGGAATGTCCATTTGGTGCCCTTGATGAGGATGAAAAGGGTACCCCAATGCCAAACCCGCTCAGATGCAGAAGGTGTGGTATATGCTTTGGTGCCTGTCCGGAAAGGATCATCAGCTTCAAGACTTACAGCATTGATCAGATGGCATCGGCGGTTAAGTCGATCTATGTGCCTGATCCCAACTGGGACGAGGGGGCAGAGGACAAGTTCCGCTTTGTAGTGTTCGCCTGTGAAAATGACGCATTGCCGGCACTTGACATGGCCGCATTGAACGGGGTGAAGTACAGTCCGCTGGCAAGAGTGATACCGGTAAGATGTCTCGGATCGGTGAATACCGTGTTCATAGCGGATGCCCTTTCGAAGGGAATTGACGGAATTCTGCTTATCGGGTGCAAGTATGGGGAAGACTACCAGTGCCACTTTATCAGAGGGAGTGAGCTTGCCAACAGGAGAATGGAGAACGTCTCCGAGACTCTGGAGAGGTTGATGCTCGAGAAAGAAAGAGTACAGGTCGTGGAAATATCTATAAACGAGTGGGACAAAGTTCCAGAAATAATCGACAATTTCGTCAAGCAGATCATGGAAATTGGTGCGAACCCGTATAAAGGGTTCTGA
- a CDS encoding cysteine-rich small domain-containing protein encodes MNPRERSLIDLFAAMEDFAGPALECNYYPCHFDGQDCSICFCPFYPCLIYQLGGELVVSSSGRYVWSCKNCTWIHEKENVEEIVTYFTAFPRQLLVEEGWHFFSKSLQEIIFGEEVGWFESRAYNLMPANFFNKTCETVVEGEFLDVILHGFEIISVRRIVSPEEAEGVIIPKKSGETLIGLIEGEFVRCTL; translated from the coding sequence ATGAATCCACGGGAACGATCCCTGATAGACCTTTTCGCAGCTATGGAAGATTTTGCAGGTCCCGCACTGGAGTGCAACTACTACCCATGTCACTTTGACGGCCAGGACTGCTCCATCTGCTTCTGTCCATTTTACCCCTGTCTGATCTACCAGCTTGGTGGTGAACTGGTAGTGTCTTCGTCAGGCAGATATGTGTGGAGCTGTAAAAACTGCACCTGGATTCATGAGAAGGAAAACGTGGAGGAAATAGTAACCTACTTCACAGCGTTTCCTAGACAGCTTCTTGTTGAGGAGGGGTGGCACTTTTTCAGCAAAAGTCTTCAGGAAATCATTTTTGGAGAAGAAGTTGGGTGGTTCGAAAGCCGGGCATACAACCTGATGCCGGCCAATTTCTTCAACAAAACGTGTGAAACCGTTGTTGAGGGCGAGTTCCTTGATGTGATCCTGCACGGATTTGAGATAATTTCTGTCAGAAGGATTGTATCTCCAGAAGAAGCAGAGGGTGTAATAATCCCCAAAAAGTCTGGAGAAACCCTTATCGGACTTATAGAGGGGGAATTCGTCAGATGTACCTTATAA
- a CDS encoding bifunctional nuclease family protein: MLLAEVFGLFAVKSVFGKSPVVVLRTEDGRILPIYIGIAEALSIYYALQGDIPPRPMTHDLMVDVIGKLNAKVEKIVIDDLIDNTFYARLVLKQDDKTIEVDARPSDSIAIALRLSCPIFVEEEVMDEAGNDELPPEFMDFSESFGF; encoded by the coding sequence GTGTTGCTGGCAGAAGTGTTTGGTTTGTTTGCCGTGAAAAGTGTTTTTGGGAAATCTCCCGTAGTTGTTCTTAGAACGGAGGATGGTAGGATTTTGCCGATATACATTGGAATAGCCGAAGCTCTTTCGATATATTATGCTCTTCAAGGAGACATTCCTCCCAGACCCATGACTCATGACCTGATGGTGGATGTTATAGGAAAGCTGAATGCCAAGGTCGAGAAGATAGTAATTGATGATCTGATAGACAACACCTTTTACGCCAGGCTTGTTCTGAAGCAGGATGATAAGACAATAGAGGTTGATGCAAGACCGAGTGACAGCATTGCCATCGCACTTCGGCTATCCTGCCCGATATTTGTTGAGGAAGAGGTTATGGACGAGGCAGGAAACGATGAGCTTCCACCAGAGTTTATGGACTTCAGTGAGAGTTTTGGATTTTGA
- a CDS encoding Kae1-associated kinase Bud32 has translation MKVYLGGEAEVRILEDVVIKKRKAKKYRIEELDRELRFRRTRNEAKIISSARRSGVPTPIILDVDNDTIVMERIKGTPVKDCMSEEVSMEIGKCTARLHKAGIIHGDITPMNLILYGGRIYFVDFGLAFYDSKVEPMGVDVHVYFESLKASFENWEKLRDSFINGYIEAGGNIEVIERAKEIEERGRYVERVGMG, from the coding sequence GTGAAGGTTTACCTCGGAGGAGAGGCGGAGGTCAGAATTCTGGAAGATGTTGTGATAAAAAAGAGGAAGGCCAAAAAATACAGGATAGAGGAGCTTGACAGAGAGCTGAGATTTCGGAGGACAAGGAATGAGGCAAAGATAATTTCCAGTGCTCGGAGATCGGGCGTTCCAACACCCATTATTCTGGATGTGGATAATGACACCATAGTGATGGAGAGGATAAAAGGTACGCCTGTGAAGGACTGCATGAGCGAAGAGGTGAGCATGGAAATCGGAAAATGCACGGCCAGACTTCACAAAGCCGGAATAATCCATGGCGATATAACCCCCATGAATCTCATTCTGTACGGAGGCAGGATATACTTTGTCGATTTTGGTCTTGCATTTTACGACAGCAAAGTGGAGCCGATGGGCGTTGATGTTCACGTATATTTCGAATCACTGAAAGCAAGCTTTGAAAACTGGGAAAAGCTCAGAGACTCTTTCATAAACGGTTATATCGAGGCTGGAGGCAACATAGAGGTTATAGAGAGGGCAAAAGAAATAGAAGAGAGGGGAAGATACGTTGAAAGAGTTGGAATGGGTTGA
- the aroC gene encoding chorismate synthase has translation MNVFGTLLRVTTWGESHGKAVGCVIDGFPAGFKIDKEFIRREMERRRPGGKFASKRKEVDEVEILSGVLDDVTLGTPISMVIWNRDVDSRPYEELKTVFRPGHADFTYHAKFGIRDWRGGGRASARETAGRVAAGALAKLLLNRYGIKILGYAREIAGVGCEIDDVEKAFEIAEKSPLRMPDRSAEVEAEKKLKQAISEGDSVGGIVEVVARNVPPGIGEPVFGKLDAYLAYAVMGIPAVKGVEIGSGFKLAKMKGSESNDEIGLKDGKIKFKTNNAGGILGGISNGEDIVIRAAIKPTPSISRKQKTVDYGSMEEVEISVRGRHDPCIVPRAVPVVEAMVALTIADSMMIQGLIPRSFR, from the coding sequence ATGAACGTATTTGGTACTTTGCTCAGAGTCACAACATGGGGTGAGAGTCACGGTAAGGCTGTAGGCTGTGTGATCGATGGTTTTCCTGCAGGTTTTAAGATAGATAAAGAATTTATCCGAAGGGAAATGGAAAGGAGGAGGCCTGGCGGTAAGTTTGCGTCCAAAAGGAAAGAGGTGGATGAAGTGGAGATACTGTCGGGGGTGCTCGATGATGTTACACTCGGAACCCCGATATCCATGGTGATCTGGAACAGGGATGTTGACTCCAGGCCGTATGAGGAGCTGAAAACTGTCTTCAGGCCGGGACATGCCGATTTCACATATCATGCAAAATTTGGTATTCGGGACTGGAGGGGTGGCGGAAGGGCTTCCGCAAGAGAGACGGCTGGCAGGGTTGCCGCAGGTGCTCTGGCAAAGCTGCTGTTAAACAGGTACGGGATAAAAATTCTCGGTTATGCACGGGAAATTGCAGGTGTAGGCTGTGAAATTGATGATGTCGAAAAGGCATTCGAAATTGCCGAGAAGAGTCCGCTGAGAATGCCCGACAGAAGTGCAGAGGTGGAGGCTGAGAAAAAACTGAAGCAGGCAATAAGCGAGGGTGACAGTGTTGGAGGTATCGTGGAGGTAGTTGCGAGAAATGTACCTCCGGGAATCGGAGAACCGGTTTTCGGTAAACTCGATGCCTATCTTGCATATGCTGTGATGGGAATCCCTGCAGTGAAGGGTGTCGAGATTGGATCGGGTTTCAAACTTGCAAAAATGAAGGGAAGTGAGAGCAATGATGAAATCGGATTAAAGGATGGAAAAATTAAGTTCAAAACGAACAATGCTGGTGGAATTCTTGGCGGGATATCCAACGGAGAGGATATCGTTATAAGGGCTGCCATAAAACCGACTCCCTCCATATCCAGAAAGCAGAAAACAGTTGACTATGGAAGTATGGAAGAGGTTGAGATAAGCGTTAGGGGCAGACATGACCCATGCATAGTCCCAAGAGCTGTTCCTGTGGTTGAGGCAATGGTTGCCCTGACTATCGCAGACAGCATGATGATTCAAGGGCTCATTCCGAGAAGCTTTCGGTGA